The Phormidium sp. PBR-2020 DNA segment CAGCCTACAGAATCAACAGTTACAAGATACTGTCGAAACGGGCTTCGAGGAAGGATTTGCAAGCCTAAACCAACAGAATCAAGACTTACAAGAAACGCTCGAAACCGGCTTCGAGAGGGTTGTGGCGTTCTTCGAGCGGGATACATCGGGGGTTCAAGCCATTTCCTTCAGCTTGGATACTAACCCCCCGAAGGTGAGCAATTGGCAGGGACGGGAAGAGGAATTGAAACGAGTGAACCGTTGGCTGGATGATGAGAATACCAAACTGGGGGTGATTGTGGGATTGCCGGGGATGGGCAAATCCACCCTGGCAGCGAAGCTGTTTCGGGAACGGACGGATTTTGAGGATAAATTGTGGCTGGATTTGGGACAGCGTCCGAGTTATTCCCTTGTGGCTCGGGGGATATTGCAGCAGTTGGGCAAACTCTCCCCCCAGGATTTGGAAGACATCCCAGAGACTCGCTTGACTGAGGTTTTGGTTCATTGTCTGCAACGGCGGCGTTTTTTGCTGGTGTTGGATAATTTGGAGTCGGTATTGTCGGATGAAGGCTATCGAGAGGTGTTGCAGCGGTGGCTGGGGGCCTGTCACCAGACGGAAATTCTGGTGACGACTCAAGTTGCGCCGAAGTTGGTGCAGGAGAACCCCACGGAATTAGCCCTAGGGGGACTCTCGGCGAGGGAGGGGGCGCAACTGTTGCGGGAGTTAGCAGTGGGGGGGACGGAGGCGGACTTGCAGGAGTTTGTCAACCAGGTGAATGGACATCCCCTGATGCTGAAACTGGTGGCGGGGTTGTTGCATGAGGAGTTGGGGGAGGAGGTGACGATTGGGCAGTTGGCGGGGTTGGGAATTGCTGATGTGGGGCTGTTGATGTCGCGGTTAAGGGGATACCACCGTCAGGAGGTGGTGCAGTTGGTGGCGGTGCTGGATGCGAGTTTCAATCGTTTGTCGGAGAAATGGCGGCGGCTGTTGCTGTCGTTGGTGGTGTTGCGTCAAGCCTTTGATGGGACGGTAGCCAGTGCCATGATTGGGGAGACGGTGGCCGAGAAGGAGTTGCGGGGGTTGGCGAAACGGGGGTTTTTGCTGGCGGAGGCCCAGGGGTATCGGTTCCTCCCTTTTATTGCTGAGTATCTCAAGTTTCGCTTGGGGGATTTGCAGGAGGCTCATTTAGGGGCAATTCGGTTTTATGAGAGTCGCATTAAGCCTCGGGTGGAGTGGGAAAGGCTGGAGGATGTGCAGGAGTATTTGGAGGTGTTTTATCATCGCTGTGAGTTGGGAGAGTATGAGGCGGCGTTTGATGTTATTTGGGATGGGAATAATGTCAGTAATTTTCTGGATTTACGGGGTAATAATCAAGTTCTTGCAGAACTCTACCAGCAATTGGTCGAAAATCTGCCCCGTCGAGAAGATTGGCGATATATTGCCTCTTTAACCTCGTTGGGCAATGCTTACAAATCCCTAAGACGCTACCCAGAGGCGATCGCTTGTCATAAACAATCTCTGGACATCAAACGGGACATCGGCAACCGAGGCAGTGAAGCGGCTTCTTTATGTAATTTAGGCCATGCTTGCAATGCCCTGGGACGCTACGAAGAGGCGATCGCCTTTTACAAACAATCTCTACAAATTTCACAGGAAACCGGTCACCAACGTTGGAACGCCAATTCTTTAATCGGTTTAGGCAATGCTTGCGATGCCCTAGGACGCTACGAAGAGGCGATCGCCTTTCACCAACAAGCTCTGGACATCCAACGGGACATCGGTGATCGACAGTGTGAAGCCGCTTCTTTAATGGGTTTAGGCAATGCTTACGATGCCCTAGGACGCTACGAAGAGGCGATCGCCTTTCACGAACAATCTCTGGACATCAAACGGGACATCGGCAACCGACAGGGTGAAGCCGCTTCTTTAAACAATTTGGGCAACGCTTACAATGCCCTAGGACGCTACCCAGAGGCGATCGCCGTTTATGGACAATCTCTGGACATTCAACGGGACATCGGCGATCGAGGGGGTGAAGCGGCTTCTTTATGCAATTTAGGCAATGCTCACAATGCTCTAGGACGCTACCAAGAGGCGATCGACGTTCTCGAACAATCTCTACAAGTCTCACAGGAAATCGGTCACCAACCTTGGAAAGCCAATTCTTTAATCGGTTTAGGCAATGCTTACAAGGCCCTAGGACGCTACCCAGAGGCGATCGCCGTTCACGAACAAGCTCTGGACATCAAACGGGACATCGGCGACCGAAAGGGTGAAGCCGACACACTCATGAATTTAGGTAACTCGTATCACAAAGTAGGCAGAATCCAAGAGGGGTTTGCCACCTCACAGCAAGCCACAGCAATTTATCAAGACTTGAATTTACCCCTTGATGCCTACCCCATCCCCAATTGGCTGAAAAAACTGGCAAAATTCGCCCAACGGGGTAAATTTCATCTAATTCTCTGTTTTCTCGGCGGTCTCATGGCCCTACCCTTCGCACTGATTGGGTTGATTTCAGTTATTCTCTATCGCCTCATCCGGCAGCGATTCAACCCTCGCTAATGGCCATCCCCAACCCTCGCCTCACTCGCCACCCCCCCAGGTAACGCTGACGGGGGTGAGCTGACTGACCCGCCTCTCGATGGTAGGATAGGGAGATCATCACGATCGCATCACTTCATTACTCGCTCGTCCAGCCTGGCTATGAAACTTCTATCCATCCAGTTTTGTAACTTCCGTCAATTTTACGGCAAAACTCCCCGACTCATTTTAGCCAGTGGGGAACGAAATACCACCATCTTTCATGGGAACAATGGCTCCGGTAAAACCACCATTACCAATGGCTTTACTTGGGTTCTCTATGAAAAATTTAGTGCCGCTTTTGCTGCTGAAGACCAACTGGTGAATAAACGGGCCATTGCCGAAACTCCCCTACGAGAACCCGTCGAATGTTTCGTGGAAATTCACTTTGAACATGGAACCATCCGCTATCGGGCCCGCCGCACTTGTCGCGCCTACGCCACGGAATCAGGAGTTGAAACGGGGGATAGTCTCTTAAACCTACAATACGCTCGCGAAGATGGCCGCTGGCTACTGCCCCGCGAACCCCAAGATGATGTCATTGCTCGGATTTTACCCGAGAGTCTTCATCGCTATTTCTTCTTTGATGGGGAACGGATTGAGAAGTTAATGCGGGATGATAAACGCTCGGAAATTGCCGATGCAACCAAAGCTTTATTAGGAATCAATGCGATTGGTGGCGGGGTGCGTCATCTCAATGAAGTCCGTAAATCCATTGAAAATCATCTTAAAGGCATTGGTAACCCACAAACCAAAAAATTTATCAAACAGAAACAAGAGCGGGAAGCTAAAGTTGAACAACTTGAAAAACGCAATCAGCAAATTGAAGATGAGTTAAAACACTATACTAGCCAAAAACATGACCTCAATCGTCACTTGCTGGAACTTCAAGGGGCGGAAAACCTACAATTACAACGCAGCACCCTAGAAGAAAAACATCAAGACACTGTGCAGCGTATCCAACAAACGCGAGCCGGATTAGCCGATGCGATCGCCACGAAAGGATATACCATCCTCCTAGGAGAGATGACGCAACAGTTTCGTGGCTGGTTATCCCAACGTCAGGAGACAGGAGAACTGCGACGGGGGATTCAACGCAGTTTTGTTGAGCAACTGCTCAAGCAAGAACGCTGTATTTGTGGTGCTGAACTCCATCCCGGCTCTCCTGGCTTTGAGAATGTACAAAAATGGACGGAAAAAGCCGCTATTGCTGATATCGAAGAAACCGCCATTCGCCTCAGTTCCCAAGTCGATGACATTGACGCGCAAGCGCAAGAATTTTGTCAAACCACCCAGGCGCAACAGCAGTCCCTGATTGAACTCAGCCGAGAGCTGTCAAGCCTCAACGAGGGGTTAGAATCGGTAAAACAGCAACTCCGCAGTTTTCCTGATCAGGATATCCAGGACCTGCAACAGCAACTGGATCATTTAGAATTACGCAGCAGCGAATTAAATCAGGAATTAGGCGCCAATCAGCAGCAGCGAGTCAACCTCCAGCGGGAGATTACCCAGTTGGGGAAAGATGTGGATCAGCAACAGATGAATGAGCGCAA contains these protein-coding regions:
- a CDS encoding tetratricopeptide repeat protein is translated as MGLLAPAQTRLLTATAVLVGGTVCGGYSGFIAGFGEIAASVAGGIVPDDMLAQYLNRTAVRLRGSQDKLGNHDLTEVTGFAIALIIKSIAEAGTYPHSTKKLTTLAKYTLKAWQEVAEALKEGEKVNFDPIQETELTELFRGNTREYVTQTVLRAEDWQILLKHWLCPGAKVQLPENVVQEVAAQLREKFAFALREVLKGDFAEGGRAFAGLTLSLLGEMQGILQELLNTSSQTQTQDLQAELAAVRQLREELGADSQRFQVWGNQIQSGFGEVLRELGLTRGTLAEMRTELQQELRSLQETLTEGLGHLSLQNQQLQDTVETGFEEGFASLNQQNQDLQETLETGFERVVAFFERDTSGVQAISFSLDTNPPKVSNWQGREEELKRVNRWLDDENTKLGVIVGLPGMGKSTLAAKLFRERTDFEDKLWLDLGQRPSYSLVARGILQQLGKLSPQDLEDIPETRLTEVLVHCLQRRRFLLVLDNLESVLSDEGYREVLQRWLGACHQTEILVTTQVAPKLVQENPTELALGGLSAREGAQLLRELAVGGTEADLQEFVNQVNGHPLMLKLVAGLLHEELGEEVTIGQLAGLGIADVGLLMSRLRGYHRQEVVQLVAVLDASFNRLSEKWRRLLLSLVVLRQAFDGTVASAMIGETVAEKELRGLAKRGFLLAEAQGYRFLPFIAEYLKFRLGDLQEAHLGAIRFYESRIKPRVEWERLEDVQEYLEVFYHRCELGEYEAAFDVIWDGNNVSNFLDLRGNNQVLAELYQQLVENLPRREDWRYIASLTSLGNAYKSLRRYPEAIACHKQSLDIKRDIGNRGSEAASLCNLGHACNALGRYEEAIAFYKQSLQISQETGHQRWNANSLIGLGNACDALGRYEEAIAFHQQALDIQRDIGDRQCEAASLMGLGNAYDALGRYEEAIAFHEQSLDIKRDIGNRQGEAASLNNLGNAYNALGRYPEAIAVYGQSLDIQRDIGDRGGEAASLCNLGNAHNALGRYQEAIDVLEQSLQVSQEIGHQPWKANSLIGLGNAYKALGRYPEAIAVHEQALDIKRDIGDRKGEADTLMNLGNSYHKVGRIQEGFATSQQATAIYQDLNLPLDAYPIPNWLKKLAKFAQRGKFHLILCFLGGLMALPFALIGLISVILYRLIRQRFNPR
- a CDS encoding AAA family ATPase; protein product: MKLLSIQFCNFRQFYGKTPRLILASGERNTTIFHGNNGSGKTTITNGFTWVLYEKFSAAFAAEDQLVNKRAIAETPLREPVECFVEIHFEHGTIRYRARRTCRAYATESGVETGDSLLNLQYAREDGRWLLPREPQDDVIARILPESLHRYFFFDGERIEKLMRDDKRSEIADATKALLGINAIGGGVRHLNEVRKSIENHLKGIGNPQTKKFIKQKQEREAKVEQLEKRNQQIEDELKHYTSQKHDLNRHLLELQGAENLQLQRSTLEEKHQDTVQRIQQTRAGLADAIATKGYTILLGEMTQQFRGWLSQRQETGELRRGIQRSFVEQLLKQERCICGAELHPGSPGFENVQKWTEKAAIADIEETAIRLSSQVDDIDAQAQEFCQTTQAQQQSLIELSRELSSLNEGLESVKQQLRSFPDQDIQDLQQQLDHLELRSSELNQELGANQQQRVNLQREITQLGKDVDQQQMNERKQLLAQRRIAAVQEAMERLQQIQANFEQRFRESLEERIQALFRQISFTPYIPILNENYELSLIERTAGRDQVVAASTGENQILSLSFIGGIIDGVRSWSQRQVLVAPNSSTYPVVMDSPFGSLDEMYRRQVAKSIPQLANQLVVLVTKTQWRGEVETEMGDRIGREYVLRYNSPKPDCDEDAIERFGVRYPLVCRSPNEYEYTEIVPVESEF